In a genomic window of Nyctibius grandis isolate bNycGra1 chromosome 4, bNycGra1.pri, whole genome shotgun sequence:
- the PIGH gene encoding phosphatidylinositol N-acetylglucosaminyltransferase subunit H isoform X2 — MEERPYRSASGAPIALRRRQHSASCRELAVRCPRLQLRSLSAVTSAVWLAAYGLFVLSENSMVLSAAVFITLIGLIIYLHFVKIDQESLLVIGSLGIQVTSSYASGKESTTFIEMSQVKDVVINEAIHMQKVIYYVCILLQDPGDPQGVSEVVPLFQALLWGKRKCG, encoded by the exons ATGGAAGAGCGGCCGTACCGCTCGGCGTCGGGGGCGCCCATCGCGCTGCGGCGCCGCCAGCACAGCGCCTCCTGCCGGGAGCTGGCGGTGCGCTGCCCGCGCCTGCAGCTCCGCTCGCTCAGCGCCGTCACCTCCGCCGTCTGGCTGGCGGCCTACGGGCTCTTCGTGCTCAGCGAG AATAGTAtggtgctttctgctgctgtcttcaTCACACTGATTGGCCTGATCATATACCTGCACTTCGTGAAAATTGACCAGGAATCGCTGTTGGTCATCGGCTCACTTGGCATTCAGGTGACTTCATCCTACGCTTCAGGGAAAGAGAGCACAACCTTCATAGAGATGAGTCAAGTGAAGGATGTGGTTATCAATGAAGCCATCCATATG CAAAAAGTTATCTACTACGTGTGCATCCTCCTCCAGGACCCTGGAGATCCTCAGGGAGTATCGGAGGTTGTGCCACTCTTTCAG